The Chloroflexota bacterium genomic sequence CCCGCCATAGGGGAACCGCCGGCTCAGTGGGTTACGGAAAACACGTGGCTCATCAAGCAGGCGGTGAGCATCCCCACGATGGCAGTCGGCAGGATCACCGATCCGCATGTGGCGGAGTTCCTGGTCGACACCGGAAAATGTGACCTTGTTGCCTTCGGGCGGAGCAGCCTCGCTGACCCCGAGTTGCCTCTCAAGGCAGCCGCAGGCCACTTTGAGGACATCATCCACTGCATCGGTTGCGACAATCACCAGGGTGCTCTCATAGCAGAGAGAATCCGGCAGAATCCAGAGCATGCCTGGATTGCGTGCGCTATGAATCCAGAGACGGGCCATGAACTCGATGGAGCCATTATGCCCCGGCTTGCCCCGGCAGCCGCACCCAAGAAGGTGCTGGTGGTGGGTGGAGGCCCAGGCGGGCTGGAAGCAGCCCGTGTGGCGGCGTTAAGGGGTCACCATGTCACCCTGTGCGAGAAGTCAGACCGGCTGGGCGGGCAGTTCTGGATAGGCTCCCTGCCCCCGGGGAAGCAGGAGCTTACAATTGGGATCAAGTATCTTATCGCTCAGGCGAGGAAAGCCGGGGCCGAAATACGACTGGGCCAGGAGGTCACCCCGGCTCTGGTGGGGAAACTCCGTCCAGATGCCGTCATCATAGCCACAGGCGGAGACCCTTTCATTCCCAGGGATATTCCAGGCATAGACAAACCGCATGTATTCACGGCTTCCGACGTGCTGGCAGAGAAGGTTCGCTGCGGGTACAGGGTAGTGGTCCTCGGGGCCAACATGGTGGGCTGCGAAGTGGCCGACTGGCTAGGCATGAGGCGGAAGGAAGTCACCCTGGTCAAGAGGCGACCAGGCCCCGCAGCCGATATCGGCGAAGACATCCCCATGGGCAGCAAAGCGCCCCTCCTCGACCGGCTGCAACAATGGAAGGTTAAGGTGATCACTGGCCTCAAGGACGGCGTTCATATTAAGGGAATCACTGACCAAGAAGTAGTTATCCTCAGAGACAGCCACGAGGAGCGACTTCACTGCGACAGCGTAGTTTTGGCACTGGGCACAGTGCCTGTCGCAGGGCTTGCCGGGCGGCTCAAGGGCGAGGTGGCTGAGATTCATGTCATCGGGGATGCCCGACAGCCCGGTAAGGTCATACACGCCATTCATGAGGCATCAAAGATAGCGCGACAGCTATAGACTTTCTTGGTCTGTCTTGATAACAAGCCCTCCGCTGAGAAA encodes the following:
- a CDS encoding FAD-dependent oxidoreductase, whose amino-acid sequence is MKRLEKLFAPIRIGTMDLKNRCAQAPMYINMSDRDGKLNDREIAYYVARAKGGFALLQVGVVSVDPQGKAFPNCPELSDDSYIPGWEKLARAVHAHGAKIAPQLQDAGNKVFPGLPGTRARGPSPLSYATSRILPTIAIDTPVAAEFTPEEINRLIEAYGDAAVRAREAGCDAVAIHGGHGYQLAQFMSPAENHRTDEWGGGIQGRLKFSLEVIKNIRRKVGNFPIIFRIVADEMIPGGLSLQEAQVMCWLLADAGVDCLDISRGSLFHSIHVTVPAIGEPPAQWVTENTWLIKQAVSIPTMAVGRITDPHVAEFLVDTGKCDLVAFGRSSLADPELPLKAAAGHFEDIIHCIGCDNHQGALIAERIRQNPEHAWIACAMNPETGHELDGAIMPRLAPAAAPKKVLVVGGGPGGLEAARVAALRGHHVTLCEKSDRLGGQFWIGSLPPGKQELTIGIKYLIAQARKAGAEIRLGQEVTPALVGKLRPDAVIIATGGDPFIPRDIPGIDKPHVFTASDVLAEKVRCGYRVVVLGANMVGCEVADWLGMRRKEVTLVKRRPGPAADIGEDIPMGSKAPLLDRLQQWKVKVITGLKDGVHIKGITDQEVVILRDSHEERLHCDSVVLALGTVPVAGLAGRLKGEVAEIHVIGDARQPGKVIHAIHEASKIARQL